In Chloracidobacterium sp., one genomic interval encodes:
- a CDS encoding radical SAM protein, whose translation MNKLDVVKAWGKILSGKYPSLSIEITRECPLRCPGCYAYEPEHLNGAGPLRELSDLKGESLIDGVLDLVDHHKPLHLSIVGGEPLVRFRELNTLLPQLSERGIAVQVVTSAVREIPKEWAKIGGLYLVVSIDGLQPEHDARRKPATYERILRNIKDASITVHCTVTSQTAMREGYYEEFVSFWSQQPEVRHIWISFFTPQMGAHDAEILGDELKEKMIVEFLRLRESYPKLVFSDLIAEGYRRPPNSPDECIFSRTTLNLTADLKTRVKPCQFGGDPDCSKCGCIASAGLAAVGNYKLFNIMPLRTIYDLSDKMGHAVKRNR comes from the coding sequence CTGAATAAACTAGATGTCGTCAAGGCTTGGGGAAAAATTCTATCCGGCAAATATCCGTCGCTTTCGATCGAAATAACCCGCGAGTGCCCGCTGCGTTGTCCGGGCTGTTACGCGTATGAACCGGAACATCTTAACGGTGCGGGCCCTCTTCGTGAACTTTCCGACCTAAAGGGCGAGAGCCTCATCGACGGCGTCCTTGATCTTGTCGATCACCATAAACCGCTTCATCTTTCGATCGTCGGCGGCGAACCGCTTGTTCGATTCCGTGAACTTAACACACTTCTGCCGCAACTGTCCGAACGCGGTATCGCCGTTCAAGTAGTAACAAGTGCGGTGCGCGAAATACCGAAGGAATGGGCAAAGATCGGCGGCCTCTACCTCGTGGTCTCGATCGACGGACTGCAGCCCGAACACGATGCCCGCCGAAAGCCCGCGACATACGAGCGTATATTGCGCAATATCAAAGATGCTTCGATAACCGTTCACTGCACGGTAACATCACAAACTGCGATGCGGGAAGGCTATTACGAGGAATTCGTGAGTTTTTGGTCGCAGCAGCCGGAAGTGCGGCATATATGGATCAGCTTTTTTACGCCGCAGATGGGTGCGCATGATGCCGAGATATTGGGCGATGAACTGAAGGAGAAAATGATCGTCGAGTTTCTTCGGCTTCGTGAAAGTTACCCGAAGCTTGTCTTCTCAGATCTGATCGCAGAAGGTTACAGGCGGCCGCCGAATTCGCCCGACGAATGCATCTTTTCGAGAACTACGCTGAATCTCACGGCAGATCTCAAAACGCGTGTAAAGCCATGTCAATTCGGCGGAGATCCCGACTGTTCGAAGTGCGGCTGCATCGCTTCGGCCGGGTTGGCTGCGGTCGGCAACTACAAGCTATTCAATATAATGCCGCTGCGCACGATCTACGACCTTTCAGACAAGATGGGCCACGCAGTGAAGCGGAACCGCTGA
- a CDS encoding F0F1 ATP synthase subunit epsilon, with product MLKLEIVTPEKRVLDADVDMVTVPTASGEAGILPEHAPLVSALKPGIMSYVVKGSSEKLAVSGGFVEVNSNKVAVLADAAEKAGDIDAAEARRALDAAEKELAEAASSSVEETEAIRNQIEAASARVTLASGR from the coding sequence ATGCTGAAGTTGGAAATAGTAACACCGGAAAAGCGTGTCCTGGACGCTGATGTTGATATGGTAACGGTGCCGACGGCATCGGGCGAAGCGGGCATTTTGCCTGAACACGCGCCGCTTGTATCGGCGTTAAAGCCGGGCATCATGTCGTATGTCGTCAAGGGAAGCAGCGAAAAGCTTGCTGTGTCGGGCGGATTTGTTGAGGTGAACTCGAACAAGGTTGCCGTGCTTGCCGATGCCGCCGAGAAAGCCGGCGATATTGATGCGGCAGAGGCACGCCGTGCTCTCGACGCCGCTGAAAAGGAGCTTGCCGAGGCTGCAAGCTCGTCAGTTGAAGAGACCGAGGCGATCCGAAACCAGATCGAAGCCGCCAGTGCCCGCGTGACGCTTGCGTCGGGCCGTTAA
- a CDS encoding 2Fe-2S iron-sulfur cluster binding domain-containing protein: protein MISKLETVLSNFTEEDWRKAVEELLPAIHEVDRNAVQIWFRFYPLELREYLADAEDQPAAIKELELQGDFDLATHIAGSHHFLYGHRYWKAVKCSVEKEAEEFNADDAKLTEIIKEVAIRVAEKKGIDRTLVNAIAAVGLATMRQVGLETFTAASDEIEEPKGLMARSPDAIVAERSKDDSQGMFGFLKTVDKKYSVRVLARDYEGKFSVLYDQEITHAAAQDKSQAWQEKDPRCWNGPVPVECIAATCGLCWVGVIGGQEKLSEVAPRERRAMKVFGYDQPEDEKPFLRLACQVRAYGNATLVVPPWNGTFGKKVRGDVEEVELEPNTTSAKRLREIVKEALSGE, encoded by the coding sequence ATGATATCAAAACTTGAGACAGTACTATCCAATTTCACTGAGGAAGATTGGCGCAAAGCGGTAGAGGAGCTGCTTCCGGCGATCCATGAGGTCGATCGTAATGCGGTACAAATTTGGTTCCGCTTCTATCCGCTGGAGCTGCGAGAATATCTCGCAGATGCCGAGGATCAGCCTGCGGCTATCAAAGAGCTGGAGCTTCAAGGCGATTTCGACCTTGCTACGCACATTGCCGGGTCGCACCACTTCCTCTATGGCCACAGATATTGGAAGGCCGTTAAATGCTCGGTCGAGAAAGAGGCCGAGGAGTTCAATGCCGATGACGCAAAGCTGACCGAGATCATCAAGGAAGTGGCAATACGGGTAGCCGAGAAGAAGGGAATCGACCGCACTCTGGTAAATGCCATCGCCGCGGTCGGATTGGCGACGATGCGCCAGGTCGGGCTTGAAACATTCACTGCCGCAAGTGATGAGATCGAAGAGCCTAAAGGCCTTATGGCGAGATCGCCCGACGCGATCGTGGCCGAACGATCGAAGGATGACTCCCAAGGTATGTTCGGATTTCTCAAGACCGTTGATAAGAAATACTCGGTCAGGGTGCTTGCTCGTGATTACGAGGGCAAGTTCTCTGTACTCTATGACCAAGAGATCACACACGCAGCGGCACAGGATAAGTCGCAGGCGTGGCAGGAGAAGGATCCGCGTTGTTGGAACGGGCCGGTTCCGGTTGAGTGTATCGCTGCAACTTGCGGGCTTTGTTGGGTTGGTGTGATCGGCGGGCAGGAGAAACTCTCGGAGGTCGCGCCGCGTGAACGCCGTGCTATGAAGGTCTTCGGTTACGATCAGCCCGAGGACGAAAAGCCTTTCCTGCGGCTTGCGTGCCAAGTAAGAGCTTACGGCAATGCGACGCTGGTCGTGCCGCCGTGGAACGGCACATTCGGAAAGAAAGTGCGAGGCGACGTTGAAGAGGTTGAACTCGAGCCGAATACAACATCGGCAAAGCGTCTGCGCGAGATCGTAAAAGAAGCCTTGTCCGGTGAGTGA
- the zwf gene encoding glucose-6-phosphate dehydrogenase, translating into MVEGNKTADACVMIIFGATGDLTKRKLLPALYNLAKGDFLPHKFAIVGVGRQEMSTDEFRAHVEGILKEFVPKGPEADILKWFTERSFYTGGDFDDDKNLFGDLKSMLADVTTQLQIPENYFFYLATPPQLFADVTQKVIKNGIGKEENGNWRRFVYEKPFGRDLESAKQLNRDLLRLVKEDQIYRIDHYLGKETVQNILVFRFGNSIFEPIWNRNYVDHVQITVAETLGVEQRGGYYDSAGALRDMLPNHLFQLVTLTAMEPPVSFAADAVRDEQSKILHAITPFTDEDVIRKTVRGQYGAGKIGGDTAAAYRDEPLVAPHSNTETYVALKLSIDNWRWAGVPFYLRTGKRLNQRYSSIIVQFKAAPFVLFRDTPMERLTTNRIVLHIQPDEGITLHFGAKIPGPIVNMGAVDMDFNYLDHFGEQVATGYERLLYDCMIGDATLFQRADQIEAGWSVVQPILDVWTALAPRDFPNYAAGTWGPGAADTLLQNDGRVWKNVE; encoded by the coding sequence ATGGTTGAAGGAAATAAAACCGCTGACGCCTGCGTGATGATAATTTTCGGCGCGACGGGCGACCTTACGAAACGCAAGCTCCTGCCTGCTCTTTACAACCTCGCAAAGGGCGACTTTCTGCCGCACAAATTCGCGATCGTCGGCGTCGGCCGTCAGGAAATGAGTACTGACGAGTTTCGCGCGCACGTCGAAGGCATTCTCAAAGAGTTCGTGCCGAAAGGCCCCGAAGCCGACATTCTCAAATGGTTCACCGAACGCTCTTTCTACACCGGCGGCGACTTTGACGACGACAAGAATCTCTTTGGTGATCTCAAATCGATGCTCGCCGATGTTACCACGCAGCTTCAGATACCTGAGAATTACTTCTTTTATCTCGCAACGCCGCCGCAGCTGTTTGCCGATGTTACGCAAAAGGTTATCAAGAACGGCATCGGCAAGGAGGAGAACGGCAACTGGCGACGGTTCGTTTATGAGAAGCCGTTCGGCCGCGATCTCGAATCGGCAAAGCAGCTCAACCGCGACCTGCTGCGGCTCGTCAAAGAGGATCAGATCTACCGCATCGATCATTACCTCGGCAAAGAGACAGTGCAGAACATTTTGGTATTCCGCTTCGGCAACTCGATCTTTGAGCCGATATGGAACCGCAACTATGTCGATCACGTTCAGATCACCGTGGCGGAAACGCTCGGCGTCGAACAACGCGGCGGATACTACGATTCGGCAGGGGCGCTTCGCGATATGCTGCCGAATCACCTTTTCCAACTCGTAACGCTAACTGCGATGGAGCCGCCGGTTTCCTTCGCCGCAGACGCGGTGCGCGATGAGCAGTCAAAGATACTCCACGCGATCACGCCGTTCACCGACGAAGACGTGATCCGGAAGACCGTTCGCGGACAATACGGAGCCGGCAAGATCGGCGGCGATACCGCGGCCGCATATCGCGACGAACCGCTTGTCGCTCCGCATTCGAACACCGAAACGTACGTCGCCCTAAAGCTCTCGATCGACAATTGGCGTTGGGCAGGCGTCCCCTTCTATCTCAGGACGGGCAAGCGCCTCAACCAGCGATATTCGAGCATAATCGTACAGTTCAAGGCCGCGCCGTTCGTGCTTTTCCGCGATACGCCGATGGAGCGGCTCACCACGAACCGCATCGTCCTGCATATTCAGCCGGACGAGGGTATTACACTCCATTTCGGTGCAAAGATACCCGGCCCGATCGTTAACATGGGTGCGGTCGATATGGACTTCAATTATCTCGACCACTTTGGCGAACAGGTCGCGACCGGCTACGAACGGCTTTTGTATGACTGTATGATCGGCGATGCAACGCTTTTCCAACGTGCGGATCAGATCGAAGCGGGCTGGAGCGTTGTTCAGCCCATCCTCGACGTGTGGACCGCTCTCGCACCGCGTGATTTCCCCAACTATGCCGCCGGAACTTGGGGGCCCGGCGCCGCAGATACGCTCCTTCAGAACGACGGCCGCGTTTGGAAGAATGTTGAATAG
- the ybeY gene encoding rRNA maturation RNase YbeY has product MIDVINLQRKVKLDIVPIRAFAAALSADVAESKGGAFSVAFISDKRMRQLNQTFRGKDTTTDVLSFPMSEPPALAGGQSVDDDPANWPSAHAEGSDWPANNLGDIVISAEQAERQAAENGLSLDTEIKQLILHGLLHLCGYDHEIDDGEMNARELELRKRLGI; this is encoded by the coding sequence ATGATCGACGTCATCAATCTTCAACGCAAGGTCAAGTTGGACATTGTTCCCATTCGGGCATTCGCGGCAGCTCTCTCCGCGGATGTGGCAGAGAGCAAAGGCGGAGCTTTCTCGGTCGCTTTCATTTCCGATAAACGAATGCGTCAGCTGAACCAAACCTTTCGCGGAAAAGACACGACCACCGACGTGCTTTCTTTCCCGATGTCGGAACCGCCTGCGTTAGCGGGCGGCCAGTCTGTTGATGACGATCCGGCGAACTGGCCCTCCGCTCACGCAGAGGGTTCTGACTGGCCTGCGAACAATCTCGGCGACATCGTTATCTCCGCCGAACAGGCCGAACGGCAGGCGGCCGAGAACGGCCTTTCACTCGACACCGAGATCAAACAGCTCATCCTGCACGGCCTGTTACATCTTTGCGGTTACGATCACGAGATCGACGACGGCGAGATGAACGCCCGCGAACTCGAACTCCGCAAACGGCTCGGCATCTGA
- a CDS encoding EamA family transporter has product MIRGSKNAFWLVIAAVLIWSTGGLLIKLTALDAYQVTFFRSLLAGLTVLIVMRKEGLRINAFGLLCSLFYAGLLFLFVWATKHTTAANAIFLQYTAPIYILILAPFVIRERFHLRDLITVVLCIIGMSLFFVGKLEISDYSGNIAALGSGICLGLYIMLLKHPAFSTEKENAAGRRGAAPVATVVYGNLLLAIVMLPSGIGALPVMTTKDVFAVAFLGIVQIGISYILFIKGISGGTRPIDASIIGFVEPLLNPVWVFLFIGEQPSNWALLGGAIIIATVLIHTIRQYRTPVAGAA; this is encoded by the coding sequence GTGATAAGAGGATCAAAGAACGCCTTTTGGCTCGTTATAGCTGCCGTGCTCATCTGGAGTACGGGCGGGCTTTTGATAAAACTGACCGCGCTCGATGCGTATCAGGTTACATTCTTTCGCAGCCTGCTGGCGGGCCTTACCGTCCTGATCGTAATGCGGAAGGAAGGCCTTAGGATCAACGCATTCGGCCTGCTTTGCTCATTGTTCTATGCCGGACTGCTCTTCCTCTTTGTGTGGGCGACGAAACACACGACCGCTGCGAATGCGATCTTTCTTCAATATACGGCACCGATCTATATTCTGATCCTTGCCCCATTCGTAATTCGCGAACGTTTTCATTTGCGCGATCTGATCACCGTGGTGCTGTGCATTATCGGGATGTCACTCTTTTTCGTGGGCAAACTCGAGATCAGCGATTACAGCGGGAACATTGCCGCTCTCGGCAGCGGCATTTGCCTCGGCCTTTACATAATGTTACTAAAGCATCCGGCATTTTCGACCGAGAAGGAGAATGCTGCCGGGCGTCGCGGAGCCGCACCCGTAGCGACCGTGGTTTACGGCAATCTGCTTCTTGCAATTGTGATGCTGCCGAGCGGTATCGGTGCATTGCCGGTGATGACAACAAAGGATGTCTTTGCGGTTGCGTTTCTCGGTATAGTGCAGATCGGCATAAGTTACATTCTTTTCATAAAGGGTATTTCCGGCGGTACGCGGCCTATCGACGCATCGATCATCGGCTTTGTCGAACCGCTGCTCAATCCTGTTTGGGTGTTTCTCTTTATCGGAGAACAGCCCTCGAACTGGGCACTGCTCGGCGGCGCTATAATAATAGCAACGGTCCTTATCCACACCATCCGCCAATACCGAACGCCAGTCGCAGGCGCAGCATAA
- the lpxB gene encoding lipid-A-disaccharide synthase produces MSKGLSFFISAGEVSGDAHAERLVRAVMERAGASNCHFSGAAGPKMRSAGVEAVVRSDEMAVMGVAEIAAALPMFIRAYRSLRDSAIQQKPDAAILVDFPDFNLRLARSLKKAGIPVIYYISPQLWAWRSYRSRTIGRYVDLLLTILPFEKDWYAQRGIHHVEYIGHPLTGEVRPKMDRAAFRASHGLNDERPLVALLPGSRHGEIERHLPIILDAVDIISAKRPEIQFAIAAAGSGQLGQIKAIISRCEHIDIPIVENETYDLISSADAAIVASGTATLETGILGTPMVIIYRGSSLNYRLLKPLINIDHYGLINLIAGQRIVRELIQNDLDPTSLSDELLSLLEPQRNAAIREELLRAAASLGTAGASDRAAEAILKFISRVP; encoded by the coding sequence ATGAGCAAAGGTCTCAGCTTCTTTATTTCGGCCGGCGAGGTGTCGGGTGACGCTCACGCGGAAAGGCTCGTCCGTGCCGTTATGGAACGCGCCGGAGCCTCGAACTGCCATTTTTCCGGTGCAGCAGGACCGAAAATGCGATCCGCAGGGGTGGAAGCGGTAGTGCGCTCGGATGAAATGGCCGTCATGGGTGTCGCCGAGATCGCGGCGGCATTGCCGATGTTCATCCGTGCATACAGGTCGCTGAGGGATTCAGCGATACAGCAAAAGCCCGATGCTGCGATACTTGTGGACTTCCCCGACTTCAATCTCCGGCTTGCGCGTTCGCTTAAGAAGGCTGGCATTCCGGTCATCTACTATATTTCGCCTCAATTGTGGGCGTGGCGAAGCTACCGCAGCCGCACGATCGGCAGGTACGTCGATCTGTTGCTGACGATACTTCCGTTCGAAAAGGATTGGTACGCACAGCGAGGAATACACCACGTCGAATATATCGGCCACCCTTTGACGGGTGAAGTGCGGCCGAAAATGGACCGAGCGGCGTTTCGTGCGTCGCACGGACTGAACGACGAACGGCCGCTGGTCGCACTGCTGCCCGGAAGCCGTCATGGCGAGATCGAACGCCACCTTCCGATCATTCTTGACGCGGTTGATATCATCTCGGCAAAGCGGCCCGAGATACAGTTCGCTATTGCCGCTGCCGGCAGCGGCCAGCTCGGCCAGATCAAAGCGATAATAAGCCGCTGCGAACACATTGATATACCGATCGTTGAAAACGAGACCTACGACCTCATTTCCTCTGCCGACGCGGCCATCGTCGCCAGCGGAACTGCAACGCTCGAAACGGGCATACTCGGCACACCGATGGTGATAATCTATCGCGGGTCTTCCCTGAATTACCGATTACTAAAGCCCTTGATAAACATAGATCATTACGGCCTGATCAATCTCATTGCGGGGCAACGCATCGTCCGTGAACTCATTCAAAATGATCTCGATCCGACTTCCCTTTCCGATGAGCTGCTGTCGCTTCTTGAGCCGCAACGCAACGCTGCGATCCGCGAAGAATTGCTCAGGGCCGCTGCTTCGTTAGGCACCGCCGGAGCTTCAGACCGTGCAGCGGAAGCGATCCTGAAATTCATCTCTCGCGTTCCGTAG
- a CDS encoding HlyC/CorC family transporter yields MEIELLFAGILLIMLVFLSTVDIAFSHLSDVGLRRLSFDEDSADHNKAAVFLREVLENRSQFRFLISSANQVVLMAFAILITHILIRVTERETLIFAAAIAAVLLVAIVFRQIVPRMILRSSPEKRIVMLIPIVRPLYSFLSLFVRPFISYQSSRETRLDTTTTPDTFDERDDENNSDDLQALIEVGEAEGIIEKEERVMIETMVEFSETRAGEIMTPRTEIVAVPIGTLIKNARDMMIEERVSRLPVYGGSIDNIEGILYVRDLLAALATGRKEHTVETIMRDAYLVPETKTASELLKSMQREHVQIAVVIDEYGGVAGLITVEDLIEEIVGEIEDEDIEQDEVVEIRELDNGCYDVLGSTEVERVEELFDLELEGDDYTTIAGLVVTEAGYVPKVGERLSVKGLDVEILEADEKRLTLLRLCHSSPEDEGSAGG; encoded by the coding sequence ATGGAGATCGAACTACTATTTGCCGGCATCCTGCTGATCATGTTGGTCTTTCTCTCGACCGTAGATATCGCATTCTCGCATCTCTCGGATGTCGGACTGCGGCGGCTGTCGTTTGATGAGGACTCGGCCGATCACAATAAGGCAGCCGTGTTCCTGCGCGAAGTGCTGGAGAATCGTTCTCAATTCCGCTTCCTTATCTCATCCGCAAACCAGGTCGTGCTGATGGCGTTTGCGATACTTATCACCCACATCCTGATCCGCGTCACCGAGCGCGAAACTCTGATATTCGCCGCTGCGATCGCCGCCGTGCTGCTGGTTGCAATAGTTTTCCGGCAGATCGTTCCGCGTATGATACTTAGAAGCTCGCCGGAAAAGAGGATCGTGATGCTGATCCCGATCGTCCGGCCGCTTTATAGCTTTTTGTCCTTATTCGTGAGGCCGTTCATATCGTACCAAAGTTCGCGTGAGACACGCCTTGATACAACGACCACGCCCGACACGTTCGATGAACGCGACGACGAGAATAACTCTGACGACCTGCAGGCTCTGATCGAGGTCGGCGAGGCCGAGGGCATAATCGAGAAAGAAGAGCGTGTGATGATCGAAACGATGGTCGAATTCAGCGAGACACGCGCGGGCGAGATCATGACGCCGCGAACCGAGATCGTAGCCGTTCCGATCGGAACGCTGATAAAGAATGCACGCGACATGATGATCGAAGAGCGCGTGTCGCGTCTGCCGGTCTATGGCGGTAGCATCGACAATATCGAGGGCATCCTGTACGTGCGCGACCTTCTTGCGGCCCTTGCCACCGGGCGTAAAGAACACACTGTCGAGACGATAATGCGTGACGCCTACCTCGTACCCGAGACAAAAACTGCAAGCGAGCTCCTTAAGTCAATGCAGCGTGAACACGTCCAGATCGCAGTCGTGATCGATGAATACGGCGGCGTCGCGGGCCTGATCACGGTGGAGGATCTCATTGAAGAGATCGTCGGCGAGATCGAAGATGAGGACATTGAACAGGATGAGGTCGTCGAGATACGCGAACTCGATAACGGCTGTTACGATGTGCTCGGGTCAACAGAGGTCGAGCGCGTCGAGGAGCTTTTTGACCTTGAACTCGAGGGCGACGACTATACGACCATTGCCGGCCTTGTCGTTACCGAGGCAGGTTATGTACCGAAGGTCGGCGAAAGGCTAAGCGTCAAGGGGCTAGACGTCGAGATACTGGAAGCGGACGAAAAGCGGCTAACGCTTCTCCGCCTTTGCCATTCATCGCCCGAAGATGAAGGATCGGCCGGCGGCTAG
- a CDS encoding PhoH family protein: MKKLELPPQGLNTLFGVQDQNIKYLESLLDVNIGTRGSELVIDGDPKDIETVQQILHDFGELFADGSTFTDKELKDAFKQIAEDRAYSLKDHFQKARFNPSGKKTVAPKTANQRKYLDAIAKNDLVFGIGVAGTGKSFLAVAMAVDALFKKQVSRIILTRPAVEAGERLGFLPGDLQDKVDPYLRPLYDALFDLVDSEKVTKMLEKRIIEIAPLAFMRGRTLSDAFIILDEAQNTTSEQMKMFLTRIGFGSKAVVTGDKTQIDLPRGQRSGLKEAEVVLKDIDMIDFVYFDEKDVVRHKLVQMIVKAYEAHSNETMNEDLRT, translated from the coding sequence TTGAAGAAGCTCGAACTACCACCGCAGGGACTGAACACGCTTTTTGGCGTTCAGGACCAGAACATCAAATATCTCGAATCACTGCTCGATGTAAATATCGGCACGCGCGGCAGCGAGCTCGTCATCGACGGCGATCCGAAGGATATCGAGACCGTTCAGCAAATCCTGCACGATTTCGGCGAACTATTTGCCGACGGCAGCACGTTCACCGACAAGGAACTTAAAGACGCATTCAAGCAGATCGCAGAGGACCGCGCATATAGCCTCAAAGATCATTTTCAGAAGGCCAGATTTAACCCTTCGGGGAAGAAGACCGTCGCGCCAAAGACCGCAAATCAGCGTAAATACCTTGATGCGATCGCAAAGAATGACCTCGTTTTCGGGATCGGCGTTGCAGGAACGGGCAAGAGCTTTCTGGCGGTCGCGATGGCGGTCGATGCACTGTTCAAGAAACAGGTGAGCCGCATTATCTTGACACGTCCGGCGGTCGAGGCGGGCGAGCGGCTCGGATTCCTGCCCGGCGACCTGCAGGACAAGGTCGATCCTTACCTGCGGCCGCTTTACGATGCGTTGTTCGACCTTGTCGATTCGGAAAAGGTTACGAAGATGCTCGAAAAACGCATCATCGAGATCGCTCCGCTGGCATTTATGCGCGGCCGCACGCTCTCGGATGCGTTCATCATCCTCGACGAAGCTCAGAACACCACAAGCGAGCAGATGAAGATGTTCCTCACGCGCATCGGCTTTGGGTCAAAGGCTGTCGTTACCGGCGACAAAACACAGATCGACCTGCCGCGCGGCCAACGAAGCGGCCTGAAGGAGGCCGAGGTCGTCCTGAAGGACATCGATATGATCGACTTCGTCTATTTCGACGAGAAGGACGTCGTCCGCCATAAGCTCGTCCAGATGATCGTCAAAGCGTACGAAGCCCACTCAAATGAAACTATGAATGAGGATCTGAGAACGTAA
- the atpD gene encoding F0F1 ATP synthase subunit beta — MANGENGQVGKVVQIIGPVVDVEFSDNYLPPIYQAMRITSDGFDGEKIDVIAEVQQHLGEGRVRAVSMLPTDGMVRGMKVIDLGGPITIPVGTPTLGRVMNVVGEPVDELGPVDSETRYPIHRHAPTFAEQATKKEMFETGIKVIDLVQPFLRGGKIGLFGGAGVGKTVLIMELINNVAKGRDGYSVFAGVGERTREGNDLLREMVESKVIKFGDKFNEHMEETGEFDLSKVDKASIKDSKVSLVYGQMTEPPGARLRVALSGLTVAEYFRDQGNDVLFFVDNIFRFTQAGSEVSALLGRMPSAVGYQPTLATEMGEMQERITSTKTGAITSIQAVYVPADDYTDPAPATTFAHLDAVTALSRQIVELGIYPAVDPLASNSTILSPDVVGEEHYNTAQSVKKILQRYKDLQDIIAILGLDELSEDDKLTVSRARKIQRFFSQPFTVGEQFTGLKGEYVKVEDTIKGFKEILDGNCDDMPEQAFYMVGTIEQAREKAKKMAAAA, encoded by the coding sequence ATGGCTAACGGAGAAAACGGGCAAGTCGGAAAGGTCGTACAGATCATCGGCCCGGTCGTTGACGTAGAGTTTTCAGACAATTATTTGCCGCCGATCTATCAGGCGATGCGCATCACGAGCGACGGCTTTGACGGCGAGAAGATCGACGTCATTGCCGAAGTTCAGCAGCATCTCGGCGAGGGCCGCGTGCGTGCGGTCTCGATGCTTCCTACTGACGGAATGGTACGCGGAATGAAGGTTATCGACCTTGGCGGGCCGATAACGATACCGGTCGGTACACCGACGCTTGGCCGCGTTATGAACGTGGTCGGCGAGCCTGTGGACGAGCTCGGACCTGTTGATTCGGAAACGCGATACCCCATCCATCGTCATGCACCGACATTTGCCGAGCAAGCGACAAAGAAGGAGATGTTCGAGACGGGCATCAAGGTCATCGATCTGGTCCAGCCGTTCCTTCGCGGCGGTAAGATCGGCCTCTTCGGCGGTGCGGGCGTCGGCAAGACGGTTCTCATCATGGAGCTTATCAACAACGTTGCTAAGGGGCGTGACGGTTACTCAGTATTCGCCGGCGTCGGCGAACGAACGCGTGAAGGCAACGACCTCCTGCGTGAAATGGTAGAGTCAAAGGTCATCAAATTCGGCGATAAATTCAACGAGCATATGGAAGAGACCGGCGAATTCGATCTTTCAAAGGTCGACAAGGCGTCGATCAAGGATTCAAAGGTGTCGCTCGTTTACGGCCAGATGACCGAGCCGCCGGGAGCACGTCTGCGTGTCGCACTGTCAGGACTCACGGTTGCCGAGTATTTCCGCGACCAAGGCAACGACGTGCTGTTCTTTGTTGACAATATTTTCCGCTTTACACAGGCGGGTTCAGAGGTGTCGGCACTCCTCGGACGTATGCCGTCAGCGGTCGGTTACCAGCCTACGCTTGCGACCGAGATGGGCGAGATGCAGGAGCGCATCACGTCAACCAAGACCGGCGCCATCACTTCTATTCAGGCCGTTTATGTGCCGGCGGATGACTACACCGACCCGGCACCTGCAACTACATTCGCGCACCTTGATGCGGTTACCGCACTGTCGCGGCAGATCGTCGAGCTTGGAATTTACCCGGCGGTTGATCCGCTTGCTTCGAACTCCACGATTCTTAGTCCGGATGTCGTCGGCGAAGAGCACTACAACACAGCTCAGTCGGTCAAAAAGATACTTCAGCGGTATAAGGACCTGCAGGACATCATCGCTATTCTCGGCCTCGATGAGCTTTCAGAAGATGACAAGCTTACCGTATCACGCGCACGTAAGATCCAGCGATTCTTCTCGCAGCCGTTCACGGTCGGAGAACAGTTTACCGGTCTCAAGGGCGAATACGTGAAGGTTGAAGATACTATCAAGGGCTTTAAGGAGATCCTCGACGGAAACTGCGACGATATGCCTGAGCAGGCGTTCTATATGGTCGGAACCATCGAGCAAGCCCGTGAAAAAGCCAAGAAAATGGCTGCAGCGGCTTAA